In Methanobrevibacter ruminantium, one genomic interval encodes:
- the metG gene encoding methionine--tRNA ligase — MTKIFISCALPYANGPCHLGHLRSTYIPADIYARYNRMAGNDVLMVCATDEHGTPIAVKADAEGKEPIEVAKRYHDMIVEDINSCDISFDNFARTTDKIHYQISQDFFKYLYDKGLIYEETIQQLYCENCEKFLPDRYVEGICPVCGAEARGDHCEVCGRALDPIELVEPKCLTCGNTPVIRDSTQYFFKLSHFQKPLEEYISTNPYLPPNVRNYAQNWLKEGLQDWIMTRDMKWGIPVPLEGAEGKVIYVWGEAFIGYMSSAAAWSRRTGIPWEDYWNGHVVHFIGKDIIYHHSLFWPAMLLGRDCKLPDDIFAGEFLSLEGRKMSTSKNWVVWVADFVKDFDSDLLRYYLTINAPLNKDTDFSWDEFQRRVNDELADVIGNFLHRTFTFTKKFFDGKVPEYKNPSEADLEFEQAIKELPDKVGELISEMKFREGLVEIILTAKKGNKYFNDQEPWKAVKEDMEKASNCLYLSNQLCKAMAVLLKPYIPNKADAICNIINIPAENTWDDAKVFLETGHEINKAKPLFKKIEDKVIEAQKEKLYKNLETQENESKDDKKNDKKSKESKDEGEKMDLISIDEFAKVEIKIGKILECEKIEKSNKLLRTQIDIGDKTIQVIAGLGKRYAPEDLVGKKVPVVTNLKPAKLMGELSEGMIMATESAAILTPDDCEIGELLM; from the coding sequence TTGACTAAAATATTTATTTCATGTGCACTTCCATATGCAAATGGACCATGTCATTTAGGACATTTGAGATCCACTTACATTCCAGCTGACATCTATGCAAGATACAATCGTATGGCTGGAAATGATGTATTGATGGTTTGTGCAACTGATGAGCATGGTACTCCAATTGCTGTAAAGGCGGATGCTGAAGGCAAGGAACCTATTGAGGTTGCAAAACGTTACCATGACATGATTGTAGAAGACATTAATAGTTGTGACATTTCCTTTGATAACTTTGCAAGGACAACTGATAAGATTCACTATCAAATCTCACAGGACTTCTTCAAGTACCTTTATGACAAGGGCTTGATCTATGAGGAAACCATCCAACAGCTTTACTGTGAAAACTGTGAAAAGTTCTTGCCTGACAGGTATGTTGAAGGAATCTGTCCTGTCTGTGGTGCAGAAGCAAGAGGAGATCACTGTGAAGTTTGTGGTAGAGCATTGGACCCTATTGAACTCGTTGAACCAAAATGCTTGACTTGCGGTAACACCCCAGTCATTCGTGACAGTACACAGTACTTCTTTAAATTAAGTCATTTCCAAAAGCCTCTTGAAGAATACATAAGCACAAACCCATACTTACCTCCAAATGTAAGGAATTATGCTCAAAACTGGTTGAAGGAAGGTCTTCAAGACTGGATCATGACCCGTGACATGAAATGGGGTATTCCAGTACCTTTAGAAGGTGCAGAAGGAAAAGTTATTTATGTATGGGGAGAAGCATTCATCGGTTACATGTCCTCTGCTGCAGCTTGGTCCAGAAGAACAGGCATTCCATGGGAAGACTATTGGAACGGCCATGTGGTTCATTTCATCGGTAAGGATATCATTTACCACCACTCATTGTTCTGGCCTGCAATGTTGCTTGGACGTGACTGCAAATTGCCTGATGACATCTTTGCAGGAGAGTTCCTTTCCCTTGAAGGAAGAAAAATGTCAACCAGTAAGAACTGGGTTGTTTGGGTAGCAGACTTCGTAAAGGACTTCGATTCAGATTTATTAAGGTATTACCTTACTATCAACGCTCCATTGAATAAGGACACAGACTTCTCTTGGGATGAATTCCAAAGAAGAGTAAACGATGAATTGGCAGATGTAATCGGTAACTTCCTCCACAGAACATTCACTTTCACCAAGAAGTTCTTTGATGGAAAAGTGCCAGAATATAAAAACCCTAGTGAAGCTGACTTGGAATTTGAGCAAGCAATCAAGGAATTGCCTGATAAGGTAGGAGAATTGATTTCTGAGATGAAATTCAGAGAAGGTTTAGTTGAAATCATTTTGACTGCTAAAAAGGGTAACAAGTACTTCAATGACCAAGAGCCATGGAAAGCTGTAAAAGAAGACATGGAAAAGGCTTCAAACTGCTTATACTTATCCAATCAATTATGTAAGGCAATGGCTGTACTCTTAAAGCCTTACATTCCAAACAAGGCAGATGCAATCTGCAATATAATAAACATTCCAGCTGAAAACACTTGGGATGATGCGAAAGTCTTCTTGGAAACCGGTCATGAAATCAACAAGGCAAAACCATTATTCAAGAAGATTGAAGATAAAGTGATAGAAGCACAAAAAGAAAAATTATACAAGAATTTAGAGACTCAAGAAAACGAATCTAAAGATGATAAAAAGAACGACAAGAAGAGTAAAGAGTCTAAAGATGAAGGTGAAAAAATGGATTTAATTAGTATTGACGAATTTGCAAAAGTGGAAATTAAGATAGGTAAGATTTTAGAATGTGAAAAGATTGAAAAATCCAACAAGTTATTAAGAACTCAAATTGATATTGGTGACAAAACCATTCAAGTAATTGCAGGTTTAGGCAAAAGATACGCTCCTGAAGATTTAGTAGGCAAAAAAGTACCTGTTGTAACTAATTTAAAACCTGCTAAACTCATGGGAGAATTATCTGAAGGAATGATCATGGCTACTGAAAGTGCAGCTATCTTAACTCCTGATGATTGTGAAATCGGCGAATTACTTATGTAA
- a CDS encoding DUF530 domain-containing protein produces the protein MDESLMITESEKFLNQIEKERLDLTNLKKDFKDLESFLEIYELLKSNLDKLQEMKESMDESGYTAPFRSLNRYGSRVSEDVDFEELGDISRHNQIFRNKASAKKNSFDRVKYAISAHRIALGNLEEYAKIRCKDCKKSYRVSSFLDNGKVCKCGSTNLEFKINHSGVHRLEIIPYLPLSGNYMVLMSGLSSEGRESFKRVLNILKQQRRGVVKTVTPIVKYKENGRTITKRVPLDSEFADSYEDELRRRFGKGVRIERLEFHRTKPTIINDKHTCTNLALAYVKHAEDIVERHGEAIFEDKIKDLNNLKIYDEIIYSVNLEKPEFIDSSDLEDWRKDKINKTLEELGLIDKFGHLDRGLKKDLKEREKIKTKIFADIAPTLILWDISKYYLCTSQDRRKRYGSPFPYIRGDIDRQQRKVFQNPHTQVVDLLREKEKEHILSVPDMDLLLHKKFKFEGRIKNLNIKLNYAAVGPAIVFTNSNYSIKEVSYAFKVGEKSIKREINNMKSIRKPNTKRSRDFIDLVKNKS, from the coding sequence ATGGATGAATCATTGATGATAACAGAGTCTGAAAAATTTCTAAATCAAATAGAGAAGGAAAGATTAGATTTAACTAATCTAAAGAAGGATTTTAAGGATTTAGAGTCCTTTTTAGAAATCTATGAACTTCTCAAATCTAATTTGGATAAGCTTCAGGAAATGAAGGAAAGCATGGATGAAAGCGGGTATACTGCTCCATTCAGATCCTTGAATCGTTATGGTTCACGTGTAAGTGAGGATGTTGATTTTGAGGAATTAGGCGACATCAGTCGCCATAATCAAATTTTCAGAAACAAGGCATCTGCCAAGAAGAACAGTTTTGATAGGGTAAAATATGCTATTTCTGCTCATAGAATCGCATTAGGCAATCTTGAGGAATATGCTAAAATAAGATGCAAGGACTGCAAGAAGTCCTATCGTGTAAGCAGTTTCCTTGATAATGGAAAGGTATGCAAGTGCGGTTCAACTAATCTTGAATTCAAGATTAACCATTCAGGTGTTCACAGACTTGAAATTATCCCTTATCTTCCATTGTCCGGTAATTACATGGTCTTGATGTCAGGTCTTTCAAGCGAGGGTAGAGAATCATTCAAAAGGGTTCTAAACATCTTAAAGCAGCAAAGAAGGGGAGTTGTAAAGACTGTAACTCCTATTGTCAAGTATAAGGAAAACGGCAGAACAATCACCAAAAGGGTTCCTCTTGACAGCGAATTTGCAGACAGCTATGAAGATGAGCTTAGAAGAAGATTCGGTAAGGGAGTTCGTATTGAAAGATTGGAATTCCATAGAACCAAGCCGACAATCATCAATGACAAGCACACCTGCACCAATTTGGCTCTTGCTTATGTAAAGCATGCTGAAGATATTGTAGAGCGTCATGGAGAAGCTATTTTTGAAGACAAGATCAAGGATTTGAACAATCTGAAAATCTATGACGAGATAATATATTCAGTCAATCTTGAAAAGCCTGAATTCATTGATTCAAGCGATTTAGAGGATTGGAGAAAGGATAAAATCAACAAGACCCTTGAAGAGTTAGGATTGATTGATAAGTTCGGTCATCTTGATAGGGGATTGAAGAAAGACCTAAAGGAAAGGGAAAAGATAAAGACAAAGATCTTTGCAGACATTGCCCCTACATTGATTTTGTGGGACATTTCCAAATACTATTTATGCACTTCCCAAGACAGGCGTAAGCGTTACGGTTCACCTTTCCCATACATTCGTGGAGACATTGACCGGCAACAGCGTAAGGTATTCCAGAATCCACACACTCAAGTTGTGGATTTATTAAGGGAAAAGGAAAAAGAGCACATATTGTCTGTTCCGGATATGGATTTGTTGTTGCATAAGAAGTTCAAGTTTGAAGGAAGAATCAAGAACCTCAACATCAAGTTGAATTATGCTGCTGTAGGTCCAGCTATTGTATTCACTAACTCTAATTACAGCATTAAGGAAGTTTCATATGCCTTTAAAGTAGGTGAAAAGAGCATTAAACGTGAAATTAATAATATGAAAAGCATTAGAAAGCCAAACACTAAACGTTCCAGAGACTTTATTGATTTGGTAAAGAACAAATCTTAA
- a CDS encoding multidrug transporter: protein MSSLISIPTLPLVVIALICGILSFISTRLVMPWLIRKLEKAEIIGTDIHKSSRPIVAEMGGIGILFGFVIGIFTGIILFPTLTFQLAIVLVVVLIVGIIGMVDDLIVLSSKEKLFLLFLAGIPLLWIAPPNVGLLYMILIPIAVSICSNLTNMLAGLNGIESGLGVISMTSLTISCIILGKYDVAIISMSMLGTLIAFLYYNKYPAKVFPGDTGTLIIGATIAAIAFIGRVKLIAFIVLLPNIIDAALKFYSAGVMERQQHQPTQLNEDGKLVRPEQGFKSLIRFVLRKPVDEKTAVMMIWGIGIIFGILGIIVAILMPGVTHNQTFAQFIHLKDYLYYLG, encoded by the coding sequence ATGTCAAGTTTAATTTCAATCCCCACATTGCCTTTAGTAGTAATTGCATTGATCTGTGGGATATTATCATTTATCAGTACTCGTTTGGTAATGCCTTGGCTTATCCGTAAGCTTGAGAAGGCAGAAATCATAGGAACGGATATTCATAAATCCTCACGTCCTATTGTAGCTGAAATGGGTGGTATAGGGATATTATTTGGTTTTGTCATAGGTATTTTTACCGGAATCATACTTTTCCCTACTTTGACCTTCCAGTTAGCTATTGTTCTTGTTGTAGTCTTGATTGTTGGAATAATCGGTATGGTGGATGACTTGATTGTTCTATCATCTAAGGAAAAGCTGTTCTTGCTCTTTTTGGCAGGTATTCCATTATTATGGATTGCACCTCCAAATGTAGGTCTTTTGTATATGATCTTGATTCCAATAGCTGTTTCAATCTGTTCCAATTTAACAAATATGCTTGCAGGATTGAATGGTATTGAATCAGGTCTTGGTGTCATTTCCATGACTTCCCTTACAATCAGCTGTATAATTTTAGGAAAATATGATGTGGCTATCATAAGCATGAGCATGTTAGGTACATTAATTGCTTTCCTTTATTACAATAAGTATCCTGCTAAGGTTTTCCCTGGAGATACAGGTACACTTATCATTGGTGCAACCATTGCAGCAATTGCATTTATCGGTAGGGTGAAATTGATTGCTTTCATTGTTCTTTTACCTAATATCATTGATGCTGCACTTAAGTTCTACAGTGCAGGAGTTATGGAAAGACAACAGCATCAGCCTACTCAATTGAATGAGGATGGAAAATTGGTAAGGCCCGAACAAGGATTCAAGTCATTGATTAGGTTTGTCTTAAGAAAGCCGGTTGATGAAAAGACTGCGGTAATGATGATTTGGGGTATTGGCATTATATTCGGTATACTTGGAATAATTGTAGCTATTTTGATGCCTGGAGTTACTCATAATCAAACATTTGCACAATTCATCCATTTGAAAGATTATTTATATTACTTAGGATAA
- a CDS encoding DNA primase, which produces MVLVSYLNPLSQEGRNIVRGLGGLEGIYSNNDDLIDIVIHTNRQTISNQEVVPETLVDLAINRIKWYIERKNNKDFNPNDYAYFFNERIDEYDTIAFHILAQAIAHKFRPGSREVKLFVESQGLMIEDRLIKLPLSERKEVVEEILSDLLIQDGIEWSFLKDLIATKKLSLTDLVLQNGEIVLDREEFVFSFGDEFSDRSPDRIYDILIGDNLRELILTKLLMQNTENYIKSIQDQLAIVEMHPAIVELGEMLDEAITESLAKYSTYYASGGAYGNMEIGKLIREAFPPCIENTVNGVSSGGRNDAIVLLLTSFVSYARLYPGIFGSDRTVKVSDIDTNLNITLNEILPLIFEAADNCTPPLFEDQPQEKINIISKLGFGMHEEVSLENEGETKWYTPMSCEKIKMHLPHLCKENKDCAKINNPLSYYSRKKWIMSKNGELPSDDNSKEDSKE; this is translated from the coding sequence ATGGTTTTAGTTTCTTATTTGAATCCCCTATCACAGGAAGGGAGGAATATTGTAAGGGGATTAGGCGGTCTTGAGGGGATATATTCCAATAATGATGATTTAATTGATATTGTCATCCACACCAACCGTCAGACCATCTCTAATCAGGAGGTTGTTCCTGAAACTCTCGTAGACTTGGCTATAAATAGAATAAAATGGTATATTGAACGTAAAAATAATAAGGACTTCAATCCTAATGATTATGCCTACTTTTTCAATGAACGAATTGATGAATATGATACAATTGCATTTCACATATTGGCACAAGCAATTGCACACAAGTTTAGGCCAGGTTCCCGTGAGGTTAAGCTGTTTGTGGAATCCCAAGGTTTGATGATTGAGGACAGATTGATCAAGCTTCCATTATCTGAAAGGAAAGAGGTTGTAGAAGAGATTTTAAGTGATTTGCTTATTCAAGATGGCATTGAATGGTCTTTCCTAAAGGATTTGATTGCCACTAAGAAATTATCATTGACAGATCTTGTTCTTCAGAATGGAGAAATAGTTTTGGATAGGGAAGAGTTTGTTTTCTCCTTTGGTGATGAATTCAGTGATAGGTCTCCAGATAGGATTTATGACATATTGATTGGAGACAATCTCAGAGAACTCATTTTAACTAAATTGCTGATGCAAAACACTGAAAATTACATAAAGTCAATTCAAGACCAATTGGCTATTGTTGAGATGCACCCTGCAATTGTGGAATTAGGTGAAATGCTCGATGAGGCAATTACAGAATCATTGGCTAAATACAGCACTTATTATGCAAGCGGTGGAGCTTACGGCAATATGGAAATTGGAAAACTCATTAGGGAAGCTTTCCCTCCATGCATTGAAAACACTGTAAATGGTGTTTCATCCGGTGGAAGAAATGATGCAATCGTATTGCTTTTGACTTCATTTGTATCTTATGCAAGGCTTTATCCAGGTATTTTTGGCTCTGATAGGACAGTAAAGGTTTCAGACATTGATACAAACCTTAACATAACCTTAAATGAGATATTGCCACTTATTTTTGAAGCTGCAGACAATTGTACACCTCCTTTATTTGAAGACCAGCCTCAAGAAAAGATAAACATCATATCAAAATTAGGATTTGGAATGCATGAGGAAGTAAGTCTTGAAAATGAGGGAGAGACCAAATGGTACACCCCAATGAGCTGTGAAAAGATCAAGATGCATTTGCCACATCTTTGTAAGGAAAATAAGGATTGCGCTAAGATTAACAATCCATTGAGCTATTATTCAAGGAAAAAGTGGATAATGAGCAAGAATGGTGAATTGCCTTCTGATGATAACTCTAAAGAGGATTCTAAAGAATAG
- the priS gene encoding DNA primase catalytic subunit PriS, whose protein sequence is MFGTSSIQERRRYYREEWSEKDIPDFIAEGITKREFGFDHLGHGPNDRYKVFFGTRPLKRFLRTKAPFAAYISVAFYANPINRGGWEKAEYIFDIDAKDLPIRSCSCDGVCEICLGEALERVNIMLDTLKGDLGIKNIHLIYSGRGFHIRILDPVMMEADSDLRGEVLKYVAGAEVPKSQYPNPSGKPYNFEHFSIPIAYPAIFTEKVKYNILHLKGDEKLDGINNRLLKDMVKNRDCLYEDDWGSFKQAIGPRRYKDMVNAMARVNLATIDAKVTIDLKRILRLPSSLHSKVSMKCVEVKNPETFDPFKSAVPKFVYERKDESIAEK, encoded by the coding sequence ATGTTTGGCACTTCAAGTATTCAGGAAAGAAGGAGATACTACAGGGAGGAATGGTCTGAAAAGGACATCCCTGACTTTATCGCAGAGGGAATCACTAAAAGGGAATTCGGTTTTGACCATTTAGGGCATGGTCCTAATGACAGGTATAAGGTATTTTTCGGCACAAGGCCTTTAAAACGATTTTTAAGAACCAAAGCCCCTTTTGCAGCATACATTTCTGTAGCATTTTATGCAAATCCAATAAATCGTGGAGGATGGGAAAAGGCAGAGTACATTTTTGACATAGATGCAAAGGATTTGCCTATCCGTTCATGCAGTTGCGATGGAGTATGTGAGATTTGCTTAGGTGAAGCTCTTGAGAGAGTAAACATTATGCTAGACACTTTAAAGGGTGATTTAGGCATTAAGAACATTCATTTGATTTATTCTGGAAGAGGATTCCACATAAGGATACTAGACCCTGTAATGATGGAAGCGGACAGTGACTTGAGAGGAGAGGTTTTGAAATATGTTGCTGGCGCTGAAGTTCCAAAATCACAGTATCCGAATCCAAGTGGAAAACCTTATAATTTTGAGCATTTCTCAATCCCAATAGCTTATCCCGCTATTTTCACTGAAAAAGTGAAATACAACATTCTTCACTTGAAGGGAGATGAAAAGCTTGATGGAATCAACAATAGATTGTTGAAGGACATGGTAAAAAATAGGGATTGCCTTTATGAGGATGATTGGGGTTCATTCAAGCAAGCGATTGGTCCAAGAAGGTATAAGGATATGGTAAATGCAATGGCAAGGGTAAACCTTGCGACAATCGATGCAAAGGTAACCATAGACTTAAAGAGGATCTTAAGACTTCCAAGTTCCCTCCACTCTAAAGTGAGCATGAAATGCGTAGAGGTAAAGAATCCTGAAACATTTGATCCATTCAAGTCTGCTGTTCCCAAGTTTGTATATGAAAGAAAGGATGAATCCATTGCAGAAAAATAG